AATCAGGTCAATACGCAGACCGCGGTTGTCATCGAACCCGGCAGAACGGTAGTCAAACCACGAAAAACGATCGTTGCTGTCTGGGTTCGCGGCACGGAAGGTGTCGATAAGCCCCCAGCGTTGCAAACGCGCCATCCATTCACGCTCTTCCGGCAGGAAAGAACATTTACCCGTACGCAACCAGCGCTTACGGTTCTCTTCGCCGATGCCGATATCCAGATCGGTGGGGCTAATATTGACATCACCCATCACAATCAGCGGTTGTGTCGCGCTGTGGTGTTGTTCCAGATAGGTTTGTAGATCCTGATAAAAGCGCGTCTTCGCGGGGAATTTCACCGGATGATCGCGGCTTTCTCCCTGTGGGAAATATCCGTTAACGACCGTAAGCGTGCCGTGCTCGGTGGCAAAGTCTGCCATGATGATCCGGCGCTGCGCATCGTCTTCATCCGTTGGGAAACCGCGACGAACCGCAATGGGTTGCGTTTTACACAGCAGCGCGACGCCGTAGTGACCTTTTTGTCCGTGGTAATAAACGTGGTAGCCGTATTGGCTGACATCCTCTAACGGAAACATGTCATCGTGGACTTTGGTTTCCTGCAACCCGATCACATCCGGCTGGTGTTGTTCGATAATGGCGGCCAACTGATGAGGGCGCGCCCGCAGGCCATTGATATTAAAAGATACAACTTTCATGTTCGCTGCCATTCGCTAAAAAATGTGACCAGATGGTAGCAGAAAATGAGGGGGGCCGTCACGGTGAGGCTGTGCTTTCTAACGGCGTTGATGGGCTTCTTGCTGTGGCTCCATAGACGGTTGGCGCAGATGAGAATCGTTAAAAATAAGATTCACTTATATTCAGTTGAACACGAGGCTTGTCGACCGTTATACTCCGCACCTCGCAGGAGAGAGGGCGTATAGTATCAGTAATACTATGGCGCTCCGCCGAAGGCGCAAACTCCCATAATCGCTCAGGCTACCCTAACTGCGAATTCCATAGAAGCCAACTGGAGAGAGGTTGCCATGCAACCCACCGAAGGGGCAAGCAGCCTTGCTGCGTAAACTCTCAGGTAAAGCGGACAGAGGGAGTGGCACATTTCACAGGATAACTTGTGTGCTGATTTACATCTATCTGATCGCGATTACGGCAGAGGGGATGTCCGGGGCGCTGGCCGCTGGGCGTCGTAATATGGATATTTTTGGTGTAGGCATGATTGCCTTTATCACCGCGCTTGGCGGTGGCACCGTCCGCGATATTCTTCTTGGTAATTATCCCATCGGCTGGACGCAGCATCCCGGTTATATCTACCTCACCATTGGTGCGGGTCTTTTCACGATTATCATTGCGCGCTTCATGCATCATCTGCACCGGCTCTTTCTGGTGCTGGATGCGATGGGGCTGATTGCCTTTACGGTCATTGGTTGCAACGTCGCACTGCAACTGAATTATTCAACGACGGTGGTGGTTATGGCGGGTATCGTAACCGGAATTTTCGGTGGGATATTGCGTGATATTTTCTGTAACCGTACGCCAATGGTGCTGAAAAAAGAGCTGTACGCTAGCGTCTCGCTTTTAGTCGCACTTCTCTATCTTGGGCTAAAGTCGCTTAACGTTAATCACGATATTAACCTGCTGGCGTCATTCAGCATTGGCTTGGCCGTGCGTCTGGCGGCAATCCGCTGGTCGTGGCAGCTCCCTGTGTTCTCTTATGTTCCTGGGCGCTGGAAAGGGAAGGCGTAAGGCTATTTTTCCCCATTCGATATAGCGTGCTGATATTGGTGCGAGTGAAGGTGGGGAAATAACGCTGTGCGTTGCTCAAAACCGTGCCGGTTTTGTCGAACCTTGGTCGAAGGTTCTCACCTTCCCCTAACAGGGATTTGATACTTTGGCGTTGGGATGTAATTCAGAAGTGCTGCTGTGAAATGGTGGTGGGGGAAGGATAACTCGGTGCTTCGCACCTCACCCTGCGGGTCAACGCTGTGCGTTGCTCAAAACCGTACCGGTTTTGTCGAACCTGGGTCGAAGGTTCTCACCTTCCCCTGACAGGGATTTGATACTTTGGCGTTGGGATGTATGTAATTCAGAAGTGTTGCTGTGAAATGGTGGTGGGGGAAGGATTCGAACCTTCGAAGTCTGTGACGGCAGATTTACAGTCTGCTCCCTTTGGCCGCTCGGGAACCCCACCACTGGCCTTGCTGCAAGACGCTTTCGCTTCAAGCGGGGCGCATCATATCAAATGACGCGCCCCTGTAAAGCGGTATATATCAAAAATAAATACGGTTGCGGTTTTTTTATTCCGTTCGGCGCATCCTTATACAAACAGATGTCCGATCAGCCAATTACAGAATAATGGTACGGTTACCGTAGACAAAAACACGCTGTCCGAGCACACGATACAGCGCACGACTCAGGACATTTTTCTCAACGTCGCGGCCTGCACGCATCATGTCATCTGCTGAGTACGTATGGTCGACGTGAATAACGTCCTGCATGATGATCGGGCCTTCATCCAGATTATCGTTGACGTAGTGTGCCGTCGCGCCAATGATTTTTACTCCGCGCTCATAAGCCTGATGGTATGGGCGAGCCCCGATAAAGGCGGGTAAGAACGAATGGTGAATGTTGATCACCTGATTCGGGTAGTGCTGAACAAACGCAGGTGTCAGAACTCGCATATATTTCGCCAGCACGACGTAATCGGGTTTGTATTGATCGATCTGCGCGATCATCTTTTGATCGTGCTCTTCGCGAGTCAGTCCTTCATGGCTGACCAAATGGAAAGGAATATCAAATCGTTCAACCAGCGTCTGCAAGGTATCGTGGTTGCCGATGACGGCAGAGATTTCTACGTCCAGACCACCGTAGGCGCTTTTCATCAACAGATCGCCCAGACAGTGGGCTTCTTTCGTCACTAGAACGACAATGCGACGACGTCCTGCTGCGGTTAATTCGCGAGAAGAGCCTTCGGGAAGCGCGCTATCCAGATCGGCTAATAGCGTGGTGTCGTTGAAAATCCCTTCCAACTCGGTCCGCATGAAAAAACGACCGGTGCGATGATCGACAAACTCATTGTTTTGCACGATGTTCAGTTCGTGCTTATAACAAATATTCGTAATTTTTGCGATGAGCCCTTTTGCGTCGGGGCAAATGGTTCGTAATACTTTTCTTTGTATATTTTGGGATTGCATGAGCGTGTGGATCCTGTCCAAAACGAAAATAACGATCTTATGGTAACGCAGCAATAAGGCCGCGTGGGCGACTGCCTGTGTTCTATTGTCCGCAACACTTTTTGTATTTTTTGCCGGAACCACACGGGCAAGGTTCATTTCTGCCCGTCTGCAAATGAACGCCGTCTATATAGTACCAGCGATTATGCTGGCGAAGGAAGCGTGAGCGCTCTCGCATCACTTCTGTTCGCTGGTTGTCGCTTTCAGATATATAACGTGCGGCGAATTCCACATAGCCCTCATCGGGCGTTTTTCCGGGAGACGTTGCCAGTATAGTAAGGCCGAGCCATTGTGAGTTCTGGCAGCTTTCCGCGAGAGATCCGCGCCATTTTTCGGGCTGAAGGTCGGGATGCCAGGTGGCGATAAGGTACTCGACATCGTGTTTGACATAGGCGGTATAGCGCGATCGCATTAATATGGCGGGCTCAGCCGCTGTTGCGGCATGCGTGAGGTAGGGTTGACAGCATGCGTTATACTGCAATCCACTGCAACAGGGGCAAGATTCTGACACGACATCTCCTGAAGAAAATTTAAGATAAAAACTGATAGATAATAAACAGATCACTATGCAGGATGCCGATATGTTACCTAAGAAACTCTACGTGTAGCAATGTGCGCTAAAATGAAGACAGGTGGATCGATCATGCAGCGGAAAAAAATTGGAATAGCCTTGGGATCAGGGGCAGCGAAAGGATGGGCGCATATTGGTGTGTTTAATGCGTTAACCGAAATGGGAGTAAAGGTTGATATTGTGGCTGGTTGTTCTATCGGTGCGCTGGTTGGTGCGGCGTATGCCACAAACAATCTATCTTCGATGGAGCGCTGGGTGAGGGCGTTTGGTTACTGGGACGTGGTTCGACTGATGGATCTCTCTTGGCAGCGCGGTAGTTTGTTGCGTGGCGATCGTGTTTTTAATAGTGTGAAGCACTTGTTACATACAACACAGATTGAAGACTGCGATATCAAATACGGCGTAGTGACGACAAACCTCAGTACAGGGCGGGAACTCTGGCTGACGGAAGGCGACTTGCATCAGGCTATGCGTGCGTCTTGCAGTATGCCAGGCCTGCTATCCCCCGTTCGATTTAACGATTACTGGCTGGTGGATGGTGCGGTGGTTAACCCTGTTCCCGTTTCTCTGGCGAGGGCAATGGGAGCCGATATCGTGATCGCAGTTGATCTCCAGCACGACGCTAGCCTTAATCATCAGGATTTGCTGTCGATCAAACCGACGGCGTCAGACATTGATGTGGAGAATGTTCCGCAAGATTGGCGTAGCAGAATTCGGGAACGCTTACTGCGAGGTCGCCGTCAACCAGCGGAAAGTTCGCCAACGGCGATGGAGATAATGAGTACGTCGATCCAGATTCTGGAAAATCGGTTGAAAATGACGCGGATGGCAGGCGATCCGCCTGATGTGTTGCTGCAACCGCATTGTCCCCAGATTGCTACCTTAGATTTTCATCGGGCGCAGGAAGGGATTGAGGCGGGTTATAAGGCGGTCAAAAAGATGCGTGATGAATTGTTGCCGCTAGTGAAAGAGACATAGTGAAGCGCGCTGCATGCAGTTAGAACACATGCAGTGAAGAATACAGGGTGTGCCGTCTATCCGGCACACTGGCGCTAAAGCAGGTGTGATTATTCGGTGTTTGAAGTAAGGGGTACTGATGGAACAACCACTAGCGGGTAAGCATATTTTAGTCATTGATGACGAGGCCGTTTTTCGATCTGTGCTCGCTGGTTATCTGACTTCTCTTGGGGCTTCAGTTCAGGAAGCCATTAATGGATTAGATGCGCTGAGTACTCTTGAACATTACCAACCCGATTTAATGATTTGCGATCTGAATATGCCGACGATGGGAGGAATCGAGTTCCTTGAACGTCTGCGCCTGAAAGACAACGACACGCCAATACTGATCATTTCTGCAACCAGCCAGATGGCGGACATTGCCAAAGTCTTGCGGCTCGGTGTTCAGGATGTGTTGCTAAAACCGATTCGTGATTATGCACGTTTGCGTGAAGCCGTGATGTCCTGCCTGTATCCCGATATGTTCACCTCACAGTTGAATGAGATGGATCAGCTCATGCAGGACATGGACTCCCTGAATCAATCTCCTGAAGCGGTCACCAAACTGCTTGCTCAGCTACAGCCGCCCGTTCAGCAAACGCTTGCTCGCTGCCGTGTTAACTATCGTCAGTTAACGGCGGCGGAACAACCGGGGCTGGTGCTGGATATTGCCGCGCTTTCGGAGACTGAGTTAGCGTTCTATTGCCTTGATGTTACTCAGGGCGTCAATAATAGTGGGACGCTGGCAGCCTTACTGCTTCGAACCTTGTTCAATGGGGTGCTTCAAGAGCATTTGGCCGATCAACAACACCGTTTGCCGTATCTTCCAACGCTGTTAAAGCAGGTAAATCAGTTGTTGCGGCAGGCAAGCCTAGACGGTCGTTTTCCTTTGCTCGTAGGGTATTACCACCAGCAGTTAAAACAACTGATACTCATTTCCGCCGGGCTAAACGCGACGCTGAATGTTAACGAACAGCAGATAGCGTTGAATAGCGGCGTTCCTTTAGGCACGCTTGAAGGCGCTTATCTCAACCAGCTGAATTATCAGTGTGAAGCATGGCAATGCCAGATATGGGGCGGCGGCGGTCGTTTACGACTGATGTTGACTACAGAATAGTCTGATAGCGCGAGAGGGTACGGATTTCAGGTAATACCCATCTTTCGGTATTATTTTTTATTTCCTACTATGTAGGGAGTTATCTTATTTTTATTGAACGGTAACGTTGGGACAAGCGTGCTCTTGTTAAAGTCGTTATACTCTTGCGGTTATCTTGATTAGATAAATAAAGTTCATTATTTGAACGGTATATAAGAGGCTGTTTATGTCTATTGTGAATAAAAAAGTAAAAAAAGCGGTCATACCGGTTGCTGGATTAGGGACGCGTATGCTGCCAGCCACCAAAGCCATTCCTAAAGAAATGCTGCCGTTGGTAGATAAGCCGCTGATCCAATATGTTGTTAATGAGTGTATCGCAGCAGGGATTAATGAAATTATTCTCGTTACACACTCTTCTAAGAATTCTATCGAAAACCATTTCGATACCAGTTTTGAATTGGAAGCCATACTGGAAAAACGCGTTAAACGTCAGCTGTTGGAAGAGATTCAATCTATCTGTCCTAAGCACGTCACCATTATGCAAGTGCGTCAGGGGTTAGCCAAA
The nucleotide sequence above comes from Pectobacterium brasiliense. Encoded proteins:
- a CDS encoding trimeric intracellular cation channel family protein, translating into MLIYIYLIAITAEGMSGALAAGRRNMDIFGVGMIAFITALGGGTVRDILLGNYPIGWTQHPGYIYLTIGAGLFTIIIARFMHHLHRLFLVLDAMGLIAFTVIGCNVALQLNYSTTVVVMAGIVTGIFGGILRDIFCNRTPMVLKKELYASVSLLVALLYLGLKSLNVNHDINLLASFSIGLAVRLAAIRWSWQLPVFSYVPGRWKGKA
- the xthA gene encoding exodeoxyribonuclease III, with protein sequence MKVVSFNINGLRARPHQLAAIIEQHQPDVIGLQETKVHDDMFPLEDVSQYGYHVYYHGQKGHYGVALLCKTQPIAVRRGFPTDEDDAQRRIIMADFATEHGTLTVVNGYFPQGESRDHPVKFPAKTRFYQDLQTYLEQHHSATQPLIVMGDVNISPTDLDIGIGEENRKRWLRTGKCSFLPEEREWMARLQRWGLIDTFRAANPDSNDRFSWFDYRSAGFDDNRGLRIDLILASTFLAERCVATGIDYDIRGMEKPSDHAPIWAQFSL
- the purU gene encoding formyltetrahydrofolate deformylase — encoded protein: MQSQNIQRKVLRTICPDAKGLIAKITNICYKHELNIVQNNEFVDHRTGRFFMRTELEGIFNDTTLLADLDSALPEGSSRELTAAGRRRIVVLVTKEAHCLGDLLMKSAYGGLDVEISAVIGNHDTLQTLVERFDIPFHLVSHEGLTREEHDQKMIAQIDQYKPDYVVLAKYMRVLTPAFVQHYPNQVINIHHSFLPAFIGARPYHQAYERGVKIIGATAHYVNDNLDEGPIIMQDVIHVDHTYSADDMMRAGRDVEKNVLSRALYRVLGQRVFVYGNRTIIL
- a CDS encoding YchJ family protein translates to MSESCPCCSGLQYNACCQPYLTHAATAAEPAILMRSRYTAYVKHDVEYLIATWHPDLQPEKWRGSLAESCQNSQWLGLTILATSPGKTPDEGYVEFAARYISESDNQRTEVMRERSRFLRQHNRWYYIDGVHLQTGRNEPCPCGSGKKYKKCCGQ
- the rssA gene encoding patatin-like phospholipase RssA yields the protein MQRKKIGIALGSGAAKGWAHIGVFNALTEMGVKVDIVAGCSIGALVGAAYATNNLSSMERWVRAFGYWDVVRLMDLSWQRGSLLRGDRVFNSVKHLLHTTQIEDCDIKYGVVTTNLSTGRELWLTEGDLHQAMRASCSMPGLLSPVRFNDYWLVDGAVVNPVPVSLARAMGADIVIAVDLQHDASLNHQDLLSIKPTASDIDVENVPQDWRSRIRERLLRGRRQPAESSPTAMEIMSTSIQILENRLKMTRMAGDPPDVLLQPHCPQIATLDFHRAQEGIEAGYKAVKKMRDELLPLVKET
- the rssB gene encoding two-component system response regulator RssB, which gives rise to MEQPLAGKHILVIDDEAVFRSVLAGYLTSLGASVQEAINGLDALSTLEHYQPDLMICDLNMPTMGGIEFLERLRLKDNDTPILIISATSQMADIAKVLRLGVQDVLLKPIRDYARLREAVMSCLYPDMFTSQLNEMDQLMQDMDSLNQSPEAVTKLLAQLQPPVQQTLARCRVNYRQLTAAEQPGLVLDIAALSETELAFYCLDVTQGVNNSGTLAALLLRTLFNGVLQEHLADQQHRLPYLPTLLKQVNQLLRQASLDGRFPLLVGYYHQQLKQLILISAGLNATLNVNEQQIALNSGVPLGTLEGAYLNQLNYQCEAWQCQIWGGGGRLRLMLTTE